The genomic window CCCGTCCGGCGGGTTCAATGAGCACAGGAGTGACCGTCAGGGTGATCAAAGTAGCAATTGTAGGGGGCACCGGCTACACGGGTGTGGAACTGTTGCGGCTGCTCTGTGGGCATCCGCAGGTTGAGATCGCTGCTATTACATCGCGAACCCTGGCCGGTACACCGGTGGCGGAATTGTTCCCGAGCCTGCGCGGTCACAGTGAACTCGTTTTCAGCGAGCCGGATGTAGAGCTTCTCGCCAAGGCGGATCTGGTGTTCTTTGCCACACCCCACGGAGTTGCCCAGGCGCAGGTGCCGGAGCTGATCCGCCGGGGTGTGCGTGTGATCGACCTGTCGGCGGACTTTCGCCTCAAAGATATTCCTGCGTGGGAGCGCTGGTACGGCCAGTTACACGCCGCGCCCGTGCTCGCGGCAGAATCCGTATACGGACTGCCCGAGGTACACCGGCAAGAAATCGCCGGCGCGCAGCTGGTTGCTTGCCCAGGTTGTTATCCGACGGCGATTCAGCTGGGCTGGATTCCACTGCTCGAGGCCGATGCCATCGAGCCCATCGGACTGATCGCCAATGCTGCCAGTGGTGCCAGCGGGGCGGGCCGCCAGGGCAAGACCGAGTTGTTGTTTGCAGAAAACAGTGACAACTTCCGCGCTTATGCAGCTGGAGGTCACCGCCACCTGCCTGAGATCGAGCAGGGCCTGCGCAATGTACAGCCGCAGGGTAGTGATCCCGCGAGTCTCACCTTTGTGCCGCACCTTCTACCGATGGTGCGCGGCATTCACGCCACGCTCTATGCGCGCCTGAAGCCGGGACAGACGCTGGAGTCTGCGCAGGCGCTGTTCGAGGAGCGCTACCGCGATGAGCCTTTCGTCGACGTGATGCCTCCGGAGAGTCACCCGCAGACCCGCAGTGTGCGCGGCACCAATCTGTGCCGCATTTCGCTGCACCGGCCGCAGGACGGCGATACATTGGTGGTCTTGTCGGTTATCGACAATTTGGCCAAGGGCGCCTCAGCCCAGGCCTTGCAGAATATGAACATCATGTTTGGCTGGGATGAGACCCTGGGGCTGGAGAGCCCGGCCCTGCTGCCTTAGAATCGGCAGCTTAATCCACACAAGTTATCAGTTTAATCACGGCAAAACGGATTTCATGGCGCGCAAAGTCAAAGGCAGTAAGCAGTACCGCATGAAAGTGGTGCCCCACCGCCCATTCTCCGGGGCTCTCTCGGTGGTGGGGGTGGCACTCCTCGTGCTCGCGACTTCCGCAGCAGCCTATTACGCCGGGCAGTACCACCTGCGCAGCAATCTTGATCGCAAGACCCTTGCGCACGAGCGCGCTCTGGAAGAGCTTGAGCGTTTGCAGCAGGAGAACGAGACGCTGAGGTTGCGCGCCACTACTGCGGAGCAGTCCCTCGCCATTGGCGAGCAGGCGAGCGACAAGGTGCGCACTGAGCTGGTGGACAAAGAGAACCGCATCGCGGAGCTCAAGCAGGAAATTTCCTTTTACCGGGGGCTGATGGCCCCGGCCGATGGCAGTGAAGGCGTCTCGATCGGCCGTTTCAGCATCTCGGAAACGGGCGATGCCCGCCGCTACCAGTACAAGTTGCTGGTGCAGCAGTCGGCGACACGGCACAACCTGGTGACTGGTCAGGCGACCTTCACCGTGGTGGGCAGTCAGGATGGACAGCCAAAACGCTATCCCCTGAGTGCACTCTCGCCCCAGGTGGACAGTGAGAAGATCCCTCTGCGCTTCAAATACTTTCAAAATATTGAAGGCGAGCTACAGTTGCCCGAGGGTTTCGAGCCCGAGGGTGTGGAGTTGTCGCTGCAGTCCAGCGGCCGCAGGGGTTTCAATATCGAGCAGCGTTACGGCTGGCTGGTTCAGAAGAGCTAGTCACCTGAGGCTGATAAACGAGGTTTGAAAGACTTATGTTGAGAAAGAAAGAGAAGGCTACAGCTATGGCGAGCTCCGGAAGCAACCACACAACACTGATCGCCCGCCAGACTGAGGTGACCGGTGACCTGCATTTTCGCGGCAACCTGGTGATCGAGGGTAAAGTGAAGGGTAACGTCAGTGCCCACAGCGACAGCGATGCGCGTCTGCAAATCGTCGATGGCGGCGAGGTAGAGGGCGAGATCCGCGTACCGCACGTGGTCATCAATGGCACAGTGAAAGGCGACGTATACGCCGCCCGCCACCTGGAGCTGTCCTCCAAGGCGATGGTGGAAGGCAATGTGCACTACAAGCTGATCGAAATGGTGAAGGGTGCCCAGGTCAACGGTTCCCTGGTCTCCAATATCGACATCGATGCCACCAGTGAGACCCGCCTGCTGGAGCATGCCGAAGAGGCGGTCGCCGAAGTCGACTGACCCCCTCCTGTCAGGGCCGCGCCCGCCGGCCCTGAATACTTGACTGCTCTAGTCGGTTTTAGCAAGATGGCGGCCCTGAGGCCGCCCTCGATATACTGTCGGAAAGGGTGACGCCTGCCCAAATACCGAGAGAAACCTATGTCAGAAGCTGTATCCTTTTCTCCTGAACCGATCGTGGTGACCGAGCGCGCCGTGGCCAAGGTCAAGAACCTGCTGGAGGATGAGGGCAATCCGGAACTGAAGTTGCGAGTGTTCGTCACTGGCGGAGGCTGCTCCGGTTTTCAGTACGGTTTTACCTTCGATGAGCTGGTGGCAGAGGATGATGCAATCGTCGAGAAAGACGGAATTGAGGTGCTTGTCGACGCCATGAGCTATCCCTACCTGGTTGGCGCCAGTGTGGATTACGAGGAGGGCCTGAGCGGCTCCCGCTTTGTGGTACAAAACCCCAACGCCTCCTCTACCTGCGGCTGCGGGTCTTCCTTCTCGATCTGAGACCGCCGGTCACATTGAGTCGGGGCGGCAGTCTTTCTCCTTCACTGCGGCCCCTCCCCTTCCGAATACCCTTTTTCAAGCGGGATAGATGCCGCCAAGGACCGTATCGCGGCTCGCCCCGGTAACGCCCGGGCAGTTGCCTGGTAGTCCATGTAGTGTCTGGTGGGCCAGCCAGGCAAACCCCACCGCCTCCAGCCAGTCGGCATCGATACCGTATTTTCCCGTATCGGCGATGGACCAGGTGGGTAGTCTCCGTTGCAGGCGCTCCAGTAAATCCAGGTTCCTGGCGCCGCCACCGCAAATCAAAAGCTCCCCGCCATTGGCGAAAGCGCTGACCGCATCTGCGACACTGGCCGCCGTGACTTCTGAGAGGGTGGCCTGGACGTCGGCTGGTGACAGCTGCAGCCCGACGCTGGCGCGTTCGAGCCAGCTGGGATTGAAAGTCTCGCGGCCGGTGCTCTTGGGGGGTGCGGCGGCAAAGTAGGGATCAGCCATCAGCCGCTCCAGGAGTTCCGGGTGTACCCGGCCGCTGGCGGCCCAGGCGCCGTCGCGGTCAAATGGCTGGCCCTGATGCAGCTCGACCCAGTAATCGAGGAGCGCATTGCCGGGCCCGGTATCGTAGCCGCGAATACTGCCGCCGGCGGCGAGTTCAGTGATGTTGGCCATGCCGCCGATATTGACCACTGCCCGGTCTGTGCCGGTGGCAAACGCTGCGTGGTGAAATGCGGGCATCAGCGGAGCGCCCTGTCCCCCGAGTACCATATCCCGCCGCCGAAAGTCCGCGACGGTGGTGATGCCCGTGAGGGTGGCAATGGTGTTGGGGTCGCCGAGCTGCATGGAAAAGGGCACGGCAACGCTTCCCGGCGGACGATGGCGCACAGTCTGGCCGTGGCTGCCGATGGCTTTCACTTCCCGGGGGCCGATCGAGGTTCGCTCGAGTAAGGTGGTAACCGCGTCGGCGAAGGCTTCGCCCAGTTGGCGATCCAGCTGACCGGCGCGATCCAGCTCCGAAGGGCCCGGTGCGCAGAGTGCCAGAATGGCTTCACGCATCGAGGGGCTGATGGGGTGACCCACGGCTTCCAGTATTCGGGTTCTGAGTGGGGAAGTGCCTTCGAATTCGACCAGCACGGCATCGATGGAATCGACGCTGGTGCCGGACATCAGGCCGATATAGAGCTCAGACATTCATGCTCCCTCAAGGTGTGAGCTATCAGTGCTCGGCTTTTTGTTGTTGTGGCTGCCCGCCGTGGCGATGAGTGCGGGCTGGGGGAGGCGAGGCGCCCACCGGTGGTGGGCGCACGCGGAGAGGTTCAGTTCACTCCCTGGCTGTCCTCGGGCTCGTTGCGCTGAGCCAGGGCCGGTTGCTCGTAGCTCTCGAGCTTGGCCAGGAGCGGCTGTGTTTGTGTGCGGAATCGATCCATCTCTGCGCTCGGGATCGATTTCGCTTTCGGCAGCTTGCGTACGATGGTGGCCGGGTTGCGGTGGCTGCCATCCACGAGGAACTCATAGTGCAGGTGTGGGCCGGTGGCGTAACCGGTTGCACCTACGGTGCCGATCACCTGACGCTGCTTCACCCGCTGGCCGCGCTTGACCTTGCGCTTGTGCAGGTGGAGGTAGCGGGTCACGTAGCGCTCGCCATGCTTGATGAAGACGTAATTGCCGTTGGCCTTGCTGTAACCGGCCTTGATGACTCGGCCATCACCGGCCGAGTAAACCGGAGTGCCGGTTGGTGCGGCATAGTCGGTGCCATTATGC from Microbulbifer aggregans includes these protein-coding regions:
- the argC gene encoding N-acetyl-gamma-glutamyl-phosphate reductase encodes the protein MIKVAIVGGTGYTGVELLRLLCGHPQVEIAAITSRTLAGTPVAELFPSLRGHSELVFSEPDVELLAKADLVFFATPHGVAQAQVPELIRRGVRVIDLSADFRLKDIPAWERWYGQLHAAPVLAAESVYGLPEVHRQEIAGAQLVACPGCYPTAIQLGWIPLLEADAIEPIGLIANAASGASGAGRQGKTELLFAENSDNFRAYAAGGHRHLPEIEQGLRNVQPQGSDPASLTFVPHLLPMVRGIHATLYARLKPGQTLESAQALFEERYRDEPFVDVMPPESHPQTRSVRGTNLCRISLHRPQDGDTLVVLSVIDNLAKGASAQALQNMNIMFGWDETLGLESPALLP
- a CDS encoding DUF6776 family protein; protein product: MARKVKGSKQYRMKVVPHRPFSGALSVVGVALLVLATSAAAYYAGQYHLRSNLDRKTLAHERALEELERLQQENETLRLRATTAEQSLAIGEQASDKVRTELVDKENRIAELKQEISFYRGLMAPADGSEGVSIGRFSISETGDARRYQYKLLVQQSATRHNLVTGQATFTVVGSQDGQPKRYPLSALSPQVDSEKIPLRFKYFQNIEGELQLPEGFEPEGVELSLQSSGRRGFNIEQRYGWLVQKS
- a CDS encoding bactofilin family protein — encoded protein: MASSGSNHTTLIARQTEVTGDLHFRGNLVIEGKVKGNVSAHSDSDARLQIVDGGEVEGEIRVPHVVINGTVKGDVYAARHLELSSKAMVEGNVHYKLIEMVKGAQVNGSLVSNIDIDATSETRLLEHAEEAVAEVD
- the erpA gene encoding iron-sulfur cluster insertion protein ErpA, which gives rise to MSEAVSFSPEPIVVTERAVAKVKNLLEDEGNPELKLRVFVTGGGCSGFQYGFTFDELVAEDDAIVEKDGIEVLVDAMSYPYLVGASVDYEEGLSGSRFVVQNPNASSTCGCGSSFSI
- a CDS encoding anhydro-N-acetylmuramic acid kinase, which translates into the protein MSELYIGLMSGTSVDSIDAVLVEFEGTSPLRTRILEAVGHPISPSMREAILALCAPGPSELDRAGQLDRQLGEAFADAVTTLLERTSIGPREVKAIGSHGQTVRHRPPGSVAVPFSMQLGDPNTIATLTGITTVADFRRRDMVLGGQGAPLMPAFHHAAFATGTDRAVVNIGGMANITELAAGGSIRGYDTGPGNALLDYWVELHQGQPFDRDGAWAASGRVHPELLERLMADPYFAAAPPKSTGRETFNPSWLERASVGLQLSPADVQATLSEVTAASVADAVSAFANGGELLICGGGARNLDLLERLQRRLPTWSIADTGKYGIDADWLEAVGFAWLAHQTLHGLPGNCPGVTGASRDTVLGGIYPA